Proteins encoded by one window of Chryseobacterium sp. POL2:
- a CDS encoding DUF1697 domain-containing protein, which yields MKKYCAFLRGVNVNGTSMKMKEVCDVFTKAGMFGVQSILASGNILFESDKNESDLKSILEEAMSKTFNYDAFLFIRDFKSIENVLMKKAFEDKEDCHNYVFISDKNTAEKLQQYFEEKGNKEHESAKIVDAVFYWQTPKGNTLNFEFGKVLGMKSLKDKFTSRNLNTIEKIVNKLK from the coding sequence ATGAAAAAATATTGCGCATTTCTGCGAGGTGTTAATGTCAACGGAACTTCCATGAAGATGAAAGAGGTTTGTGATGTTTTTACAAAAGCAGGAATGTTCGGTGTGCAAAGCATTTTAGCGAGCGGAAATATTTTGTTCGAATCGGATAAGAATGAATCTGATTTAAAATCAATTTTGGAAGAAGCCATGTCCAAAACGTTTAATTATGACGCTTTTCTCTTTATCAGAGATTTTAAAAGTATTGAAAATGTATTGATGAAAAAAGCTTTTGAGGACAAAGAGGATTGTCATAATTACGTTTTTATTTCGGATAAAAATACAGCGGAAAAGCTTCAACAATATTTTGAAGAAAAAGGAAATAAAGAACACGAATCTGCCAAAATTGTCGATGCGGTATTTTATTGGCAAACCCCCAAAGGAAATACGCTTAATTTTGAGTTTGGCAAAGTTTTAGGAATGAAAAGTCTGAAAGATAAATTCACCAGTCGTAATCTTAATACGATCGAAAAAATAGTTAACAAACTGAAATAA